DNA sequence from the Streptomyces tsukubensis genome:
GGGACGTCACGGCGCCCGGCCCCTACAGTCCGTTCCGTGTCCTTGGGGATGGTGTGCGCACTCGCTGCGACCTGCTGCTACGGTACGGCCTCCGTCCTCCAGGCCATCGGGGCCCGCTCCGTGGCGTCCGGCCCCGGCTCCGGCGTGGACCCCGTACTGCCGCTGCGCGCTCTGCGCCGGGGACCCTATGCCGCCGGACTCGTCCTCGACTGCGCCGGGTTCGCCCTCCAGATCGTGGCCCTGCGGACGATTCCCCTCTACGCGGTCGGCGCCGCGCTCGCCGCGGGCCTCGCGGTCACCGCCGTCGTCGCCGCCTGGCTGCTCAAGGCACGGCTGACCCTCGCCGAATGGAGCGCGGTGGGCGCGGTCTGCGCGGGCCTCGCGATGATCGCCCTGGCGTCCGGGGCGGAGGGGAACCGGGCCGGACCGGCCGCCCTGCGCTGGTATCTGCTCGGCGCGGCGGTGGCGGTGCTCCTCGTCGGGGCGCTCGCCGGCCGGATCCCCGACGGACCACGCGCACTGCTGCTGGGCCTCGGCGCGGGCGCGGGTTTCGGTGTGGTGGCGGTCGCGGTCCGGCTGATCGACTCCCCTGCCCTGCCCCGGCTCTTCGGCAATCCGGCTCTCTACGCCCTGCTGCTCGGGGGAGCAGCCGGGTTCACCCTGCTCACCTCCGCGTTCCAGCGCGGCTCGGTGATCGTGGCGACGGCGGGCATGATCCTCGCGGAATCGGCCGGACCTGCCGTCGTCGGCGTCCTCTGGCTGGGCGACCGGCCGCACGCGGGCCTCGAATGGGTGGCCGTCGCCGGATTCGCGGCCGCGGTGACGGGGGCGCTGGCCCTGTCACGCTTCGGCGACACGGGGACCGAGCCGGGCCGGCAGCCGGATCAGGGCGGTGGCCCACCCTGATCCGGCGCCGCCCGGAGGCAACACCGCGGCCGCCCTGCCCGCACCGGCTACCCCAGGGCGTTGAGCCGGGCCGCCCGGCGGGTCAGATAGTCGCGTTCGGCCAGGTCGGTGGCGCTGCGGGCGGCCTCCGCGTAGAGCCGGGCCGCCGTCACCCGGTCACCGTCGCGTTCCTGGAGGTACGCCGCCACCGCCGTGTAGCGGGGCAGCGAACCGTCCAGCTCCGCCAGCGCCTTCAGCCCGGCGCGCGGACCATCGGCCTCACCGACCGCGACCGCCCGGTTCAGGCGGGCGACCGGGCTGTCCGTCAGCCGTACCAACTCGTCGTACCACTCGACGATCTGCACCCAGTCCGTCTCCCCGGCGCTGGGCGCATCGGCGTGGAGCGCCGCGATCGCGGCCTGGGCCTGGTACTCGCCCAGCCGGTCGCGGGCGAGGGCGGCCTGCAGGACCATGACGCCCTCGGAGATCAGCGCGGTGTCCCACCGGGCACGGTCCTGTTCCGCCAGCGGCACCAGAGCGCCGTCCGGCGCGGTCCTGGCGGCGCGCCGGGCGTGGTGGAGCAGCATCAGGGCGAGCAGCCCGGCGACCTCCGGGTGGTCGATCGCGGCCGCGAGCTGCCGGGTCAGCCGGATCGCTTCGGCGGACAGGTCCACATCGCCCGAGTAGCCCTCGTTGAACACCAGATAGAGCACCCGCAGCACGGTGGAGACGTCCCCCGGCCGGTCGAACCCGACCCCGGACACCGTCCGCTTGGCCCGGCTGATCCTCTGCGCCATCGTCGCCTCGGGCACCAGATAGGCCCGCGCGATCTGGCGGGTGGTCAGCCCGCCCACCGCGCGGAGCGTCAGCGCGACCGCGGACGACGGTGTCAGTGACGGATGGGCACAGAGGAAGTAGAGCTGAAGGGTGTCGTCGACCGACGGCACCGGCCCCGGCGCCGGTTCCTCGTGCACCAGGTCCTGACGCCGGCGCCGGGC
Encoded proteins:
- a CDS encoding DMT family protein; the encoded protein is MVCALAATCCYGTASVLQAIGARSVASGPGSGVDPVLPLRALRRGPYAAGLVLDCAGFALQIVALRTIPLYAVGAALAAGLAVTAVVAAWLLKARLTLAEWSAVGAVCAGLAMIALASGAEGNRAGPAALRWYLLGAAVAVLLVGALAGRIPDGPRALLLGLGAGAGFGVVAVAVRLIDSPALPRLFGNPALYALLLGGAAGFTLLTSAFQRGSVIVATAGMILAESAGPAVVGVLWLGDRPHAGLEWVAVAGFAAAVTGALALSRFGDTGTEPGRQPDQGGGPP
- a CDS encoding RNA polymerase sigma factor encodes the protein MDESLLRSLTPSVIGVLVRRGADFPAAEDAVQEALVEAVLRKDDGEDGEEPVRDPRGWLTTVAWRKFLDAARADTARRRRQDLVHEEPAPGPVPSVDDTLQLYFLCAHPSLTPSSAVALTLRAVGGLTTRQIARAYLVPEATMAQRISRAKRTVSGVGFDRPGDVSTVLRVLYLVFNEGYSGDVDLSAEAIRLTRQLAAAIDHPEVAGLLALMLLHHARRAARTAPDGALVPLAEQDRARWDTALISEGVMVLQAALARDRLGEYQAQAAIAALHADAPSAGETDWVQIVEWYDELVRLTDSPVARLNRAVAVGEADGPRAGLKALAELDGSLPRYTAVAAYLQERDGDRVTAARLYAEAARSATDLAERDYLTRRAARLNALG